In Spea bombifrons isolate aSpeBom1 chromosome 5, aSpeBom1.2.pri, whole genome shotgun sequence, the sequence tataatgtatagataaatcagtgaccggcccctgtataatgtatagataaatcagtggccggcccctgtataatgtatagataaatcagtggccggcccctgtataatgtatagataaatcagtgaccggcccctgtataatgtatagataaatcagcgagcggcccctgtataatgtatatataaatcagtgaccggcccctgtataatgtatagataaatcagtgaccggccccctgtataatgtatatagataaatcagtgaccggccccctgtataatgtatagataaataagtgaccggccccctgtataatgtatagataaatcagtgaccggcccctgtataatgtatagataaatcagtgaccgccccctgtataatgtatagataaatcagtgaccggcccctgtataatgtatagataaatcagtgaccggccccctgtataatgtatagataaatcagtgaccggcccctgtataatgtatagataaatcagtgaccggccccctgtataatgtatagataaatcagtgaccggcccctgtataatgtatagataaatcagtgaccgcccctgtataatgtatagataaatcagtgagcccgccccctgtataatgtataggtaaatcagtgaccggcccctgtataatgtatagataaatcagtgaccggcccctgtataatgtatagataaatcagtgaccggccccctgtataatgtatagataaatcagtgagcccgccccctgtataatgtataggtaaatcagtgaccggcccctgtataatgtatagataaatcagcgaccggcccctgtataatgtatagataaatcagtgaccagcccctgtataacgtatagataaatcagcgagcggcccctgtataatgtatagataaatcagtgaccggccccctgtataatgtatagataaatcagtgccctggcccctgtataatgtatagatcagcgagccggccctgtataatgtatagatagatgtcACATGGTTAGGCAGGCTGCCCTGTATCCTGGAGCGGCTGCCGGATTATCCGCCCCAAATGACTGCCCCGGCCGGTGGAACCGGTTCCCAGCTTTACATGTAACACGTGATGCTGGAGTGTAAGCTCTGCAGGCGATGTGTTGACACCTAATGTCTGTAAGGAGTGTCCGGGGGCCGTCCGGAGTCGCTGTCCATGTGATGTCACCACGTGTAGTGAGGTCACTAATGCCCCGTTCACGCACCCCCCACCTGGCTTAATGCCACAGGTGCCCCGAGTGAGGGGATTACCATCTGGGTCCGGCTGCTGAGATCACCGGACTGTGCCGGCGGGGCCCCCGGGTTTTGTACCCTTCGCGAGCGGTGGGTAatgccccagctgccccctggGAGCCCCTGGCCCCCTCGCTTTTGCCCCCTCTGCTCCCCCACGCAGCACTTTCAGAACATTCAGGGCCTTTTCTGCGCCCAttcatcaccatggcaaccaagaGGAACCAGAATCTGCCCCATTGTACCAAGGGGCCCCACTGGGGGTCTCGAACCATTAACCCTTCTTCTGCCAGACTTTTCCCACCGGCTCCGATTATCCTGCGTTTACAGGAGCGGGGCCCAGGAACCTCCTGGTGGGGGGGTCGCCCCGGGTGGGGTTTGCCGTGTTGCCCGTGTAATCGTGGGTCACGTTACCAGGAACACATCCCCCATTTATATACCCTCTTACGGGCAGTAAAGAGATCTGTTTATTGCCCTCCCCCCGGCTATTAATAAACCCTTCCTAAAGCTGCATGGATGCGGGATGGTAACGCGCCACGCGTGTGCCATGTGTGTTTTTAACATGGCCCCCCCGACTGCGTCCTTAAACTGTATGAAGTCATTTATCTGGGTGGGTAATGTTCATGTGGCTGCCTGTAACCCCACCCCCGCTGCGCCCCTCTGCCCCTCGCCCGCCccgctgcccccccccttggTGAAAGTGTTTGCTCGGCGGCTTTTATCTGAGTAACACGGAAGGTGTTTAAGGCTGAGGTCGCCGCCGGGGCTTTAACCCCCGGAGTGCCAGCAGCAGGCGTTGGCCGCAGGTCCgagtggaaagggttaaagttaGGTTGTCACAATGCGGGAGCCCAATGCGGAGTTGGGTGGTACAGACAGGATCCTCCGCCCGGTGGGTCTGGTTTACCCTTGGGCTATTACCCCAGCCTCGGGCGCTGTCCGCACCGGCCCCCGGCTGTTTGTGTTTCGTTAATAAGTGAACTTGACCTTGGCTCGGAGATAAGACGTTCCTGCGCAGGTGACGATTCTGCTGACACAGGCGGCTCCGGATCCGGGGTTGTTGTTTTGCCCTCTGTACCCGTTACCACCCCTGTGCCACCCCCCGCCGTTAACCCATTCAGCACTGCGCTTTAAATCCTTCTGCATGATATATATCCTGCGGGGCCCCGGGCCCCTCCGTTACCTGAGTCTATACGGTGTCCGGGGGGGGGTGATTTGCCCTTATTAAAAGTTTGGACCCCCCGGGGTGTCGGCGACGAGGGGGTGGAAGCCATTGTTGCCTCTTTAATGAACTTTTCTGCCCCGCAGGGTGTGAAGAAGCCGTTCACGGAGGTCATCAAAGCCAACATTGGAGACGCGCATGCCATGGGCCAGAAGCCAATCACGTTCCTTCGCCAGGTAAGCGCCTGCCCGGCATTGGACGCGGTGACGGGGACCCTCCCCGGGGCTGCGTGTTCGCTCCCCCTCTGGTCACGCGTGACGCGTGTTCCCTTTTGTCCAGGTCACGGCCGTCTGTCTGTACCCCGAGCTCCTGAACGATAACAAGATCCCGGAAGACGTGAAGCGGAAAGCGGCGCGGATCCTGCAGGCCTGCGGGGGCCACAGCATAGGTGGGTGCGATGGGGGGCCACGGGGTTTGGCGGGCTGCTGACGCCATCGGGTTGGAGGTCACCGGGGTCTCCTCTGCAGATCCGGGGGCAGGTGCTCCGTGTCTTTCCTTCCCGTTACCCCCTGACGCCTCGCTATCTGCCCCCGGGCAGTTCTCTAATGATGTCaccccaatccccccccccagggtcGTACAGCGCCAGCCAAGGGGTGGAAGTCGTTCGGCAGGACGTGGCCAAATACATCGAGAGGCGAGACGGTGGAATCCCGTCCGACCCGGAGAACATCTACCTGTCCACCGGGGCCAGCGACTCCATCGTGGTGAGTTTCCTCATCCACTGAACGGGGCAGGAGCTGGGGCCGGTAACGGGTGGTGTAGCGCTGCGTTCCGTGTTAAATGGGTCACTCGCGGGGTGGGCACACGTGCCGTCTGTCCCGTGGCTTGGCACGGCCGCACCGCTGACTCTGCACTTCTCTGTTCTTTCTTACTGTCTTTGTCTCGGGTTCGGGACGTTCCTCGCGGCGTCTCCCGGCGTCTCGCTGCCAGGTTCCTGCCGCTCTGTTTATTCCGCATCGTCCTTTGTCCGTCTGTCTCTCCTCCTAACGGGGACAACAAATAACGCATCGTCTGGAGGCCTCTTGAGTCCTGTGCTCGGCCCTGTCCCTGGGTGTTATGTAACCCTACGCTAACTCCGCCAACTGTTCTTACAGCCCCACATCCCTTTATCTTCATGCTTATCCGGTTTCCTTTAACCccactttactgagaggtggtagataagaggagcagcctcccagcggaagtggtagagggtaatacaatgaggggattaaacatgcatggggtaggcatatggctctgAATCTAATCCCACGGCTGGTTatggtttgagtcgttacaggggccggatggggccgatctgccggcggggtCTGTATGTCTGCTTCTCGTTTTAAAGGCTCCCCTTCTGTTTCCGCCCCGTCCAGACGATGCTGAAGCTGCTGGTTTCGGGTAACGGGGCGACTCGCACCGGCGTCCTCATCCCGATCCCGCAGTACCCGCTCTATTCGGCAGCCATCGCCGAGCTGGACGCCGTGCAGGTGAATTATTACCTGGACGAGGAGAACTGCTGGGCGCTGGACATTAAGGAGTTAAGGAGGGCGCTGGAGGAGGCCAGGAAACACTGCGACCCCAAAGTGCTTTGTATCATTAACCCCGGGAACCCCACAGGTACGTGTGGCCTCCGCGACGGGGCTCCCCCGGGGCCCCCCCTCCACAGCCGGGGCCCCCGCCGGCTCACATCGTGCATTTGATGTAAAGTGAATGTTGTTGATGGTGTTTGATGTAAAATGAATCTGCCGCCGGCGGCTTCACCCCCTGCGCTGTTTCCCGGCAGGTCAGGTGCAGAGCAGGAAGTGTATAGAAGACGTGATCCGATTCGCTGCTGAAGAGAACTTGTTCCTGATGGCTGACGAGGTACGTGCGTCTGTCCAGGCCGGCCCTCCCTCTGCATTATCCGGCCCTGTTAGCGGGATGATGCCTGAGGTTAGAGGCTCGCCGTTTAGTGAATACGCCCCCAATGCCTCGGGCTCTGGTGGTTTTGTTGGTACGGTTAGTGGTCAGGAGCGAGCGTGAGAACCACACGTCCGAGTGTGGAACGACCCTCCACGAGACCCGAGACAGGGAGAGAGCAGTTACTTTTCTTTGCTGAGAGGGGGATAGATAagcggagcagcctcccagcagaagtggtagagggtaatgtagtgaaggaattgaaacatgcgcgggatagacatatggctgaCGACTGATTTAAGGGCTCCGAGTTATGGACATGTGTTACCAGGGAGGGCAGCGGGCGTGCTGGATACCCCGGGTGAGCCCCGTCGGGTGACCCCATCGCCGAGGCTTTCACGGTTTTCTGTTCCTTGATTCCAGGTTTACCAAGATAACGTCTACGCCAAGGGCTGCGCCTTCCATTCCTTCAAGAAGGTTCTTTTTGAGATGGGGCCCAAGTACTCCGACGTGGTGGAGCTGGCGTCCTTCCACTCCACCTCCAAGGGCTTCATGGGCGAGTAAGTGCAGCGGGCGAGACGGGCGATCCGGGGCTTCCCGCCTCCAATGCCGCCCGTTAACGGAAACTTCCTGTCTCGCCAGGTGTGGATTCCGAGGCGGTTACATGGAGGTGATTAATATGGACCCCGCTGTAAAGAATCAGCTGACCAAACTGGTGTCTGTCCGTCTGTGCCCCCCGGTGCCAGGGCAGGCCGTGCTGGATGTAGTCGTGAGCCCCCCTCAGCCTGGAGATCCTTCCTACAAACAGTTTGCCGCAGTAAGTGAGCGGGGGTCTGCTCTCCGCTCCCCCCAGGCTTCTTGGCGATGTTTAGTCGGCCGTGCCCCAGCCGTTTCCATGGTGGTAACGAGTCTCTTGTCTCCCCAGGAAAAACAGGCGGTGCTGGGAAATCTGGCGGAGAAAGCGCGTCTGACCGAGGAGATCCTGAACCGGGCCCCGGGGATCCGCTGTAATCCAGTCCAGGGAGCCATGTACTCCTTCCCCAGGATCGAGATCCCGGACAAGGCCATCAAACTGGCGGAGGTAGAGAGAGGGACGGGGCATTATAGAATTATTTAACCCTATCCCTACTGCCCCCCCATTCAAAGGCTGTATATAGTGTGATGGGGAACGCGCCCCCTGCTGCCCCACATCCACCTACTTCTGACGCCCCAGTCCTAGGACTAAAGGGGTAAAAAGGTGTAGAGTGTCAGCTCCCCAGAGCGAGCCGCGTAATAAGGTGCGTCTCGTCCACAGGCAGAGGGTCAGGCCCCGGACATGTTCTTCTGCATGAAGCTGCTGGAAGAGACGGGCATCTGCGTGGTACCCGGCAGCGGCTTCGGCCAAAGAGAGGGAACCCACCACTTCAGGTACGTGGGGCAAAAACGGTGGGTGGGCTCCATGCTACTGCTAGCCTTCACCCAGCCTGTGCCAGCACTGGCCGTAACCCACCTGGCTGGGCAGCCGGCCCTGTATGTTACTGACCCGCTGAGCGTTCGGTGCAGACGCTCTGTACCCCGCCATGGCGTATGTCGCTCTGTACCCGGCCATGGCGTATGTCGCTCTGTACCCCGCCATGGCGTATGTCGCTCTGTACCCCGCCATGGCGTATGTTGCTCTGTACgatctctcctttctcccccAACAGAATGACCATCCTGCCGCCGGCCGACAAGCTGAAGGCTCTCCTGGAGCGGCTGAAGGACTTCCACCAGAAATTCACCCGGGAATATTCCTAGACAGCCGATCCGCACCGTCCTCCCTGCATCCGCCGTCCTGATTGGACGATCGCGGAGAGCGTAGAGATCCCCCCCAATCCCCCTTGCTTGTGGACTCGTGCCAAACCCCCACTCCCGGGAACGTCCTCTGCCCGGATCCTGGCCGCCGACTTACCCCGAGGCGCTCGGCCGCCGACTAACCCCGAGGGGCTCGGCCGCCGACTAACCCCCAAGACATCAGCCGGAGGCTGAAATATCGGCCTCTTCTTGTGAATCTACGAACCCCGGCCTTAACATCTCTGCCTTCCCGGGCCGCCCCTTCCCCGCTCGAGAGTCGGAATGTAAACGCCAGAAAGCTCTCCGCCGGGCCGGACCCTCTCCGGAGCGTAACACGTGAGGCCCGGCGCGTGTCACGTGTCACGTGTCCCGTTATCACCCCCCTCCTCCCCGGCTCGATTACACGAACAACTTTAGAAGCAGAAAATCTTAACTTTTGGTAAACAGCTGCACAATTCCA encodes:
- the LOC128496763 gene encoding alanine aminotransferase 2 isoform X2 — its product is MCENGTAPRILTADTMNPSIRRVEYAVRGPIVTRAVELEKELQQGVKKPFTEVIKANIGDAHAMGQKPITFLRQVTAVCLYPELLNDNKIPEDVKRKAARILQACGGHSIGSYSASQGVEVVRQDVAKYIERRDGGIPSDPENIYLSTGASDSIVTMLKLLVSGNGATRTGVLIPIPQYPLYSAAIAELDAVQVNYYLDEENCWALDIKELRRALEEARKHCDPKVLCIINPGNPTGQVQSRKCIEDVIRFAAEENLFLMADEVYQDNVYAKGCAFHSFKKVLFEMGPKYSDVVELASFHSTSKGFMGECGFRGGYMEVINMDPAVKNQLTKLVSVRLCPPVPGQAVLDVVVSPPQPGDPSYKQFAAEKQAVLGNLAEKARLTEEILNRAPGIRCNPVQGAMYSFPRIEIPDKAIKLAEAEGQAPDMFFCMKLLEETGICVVPGSGFGQREGTHHFRMTILPPADKLKALLERLKDFHQKFTREYS
- the LOC128496763 gene encoding alanine aminotransferase 2 isoform X1, producing the protein MYSVWVRGSALGPGLQIPLSAPLVSLARSVSGSLLADRERKPKMCENGTAPRILTADTMNPSIRRVEYAVRGPIVTRAVELEKELQQGVKKPFTEVIKANIGDAHAMGQKPITFLRQVTAVCLYPELLNDNKIPEDVKRKAARILQACGGHSIGSYSASQGVEVVRQDVAKYIERRDGGIPSDPENIYLSTGASDSIVTMLKLLVSGNGATRTGVLIPIPQYPLYSAAIAELDAVQVNYYLDEENCWALDIKELRRALEEARKHCDPKVLCIINPGNPTGQVQSRKCIEDVIRFAAEENLFLMADEVYQDNVYAKGCAFHSFKKVLFEMGPKYSDVVELASFHSTSKGFMGECGFRGGYMEVINMDPAVKNQLTKLVSVRLCPPVPGQAVLDVVVSPPQPGDPSYKQFAAEKQAVLGNLAEKARLTEEILNRAPGIRCNPVQGAMYSFPRIEIPDKAIKLAEAEGQAPDMFFCMKLLEETGICVVPGSGFGQREGTHHFRMTILPPADKLKALLERLKDFHQKFTREYS